A stretch of Brassica napus cultivar Da-Ae chromosome C6, Da-Ae, whole genome shotgun sequence DNA encodes these proteins:
- the LOC106424933 gene encoding uncharacterized protein LOC106424933, with protein sequence MEPEDDRDPYPWIIWYIWKARNDKLFRGIDKDPLELVRYAESECQAWYNARETIPVPPQAHIAEETHALSLSNICMVNGSWTSTTKFSGLGWVWKDIMRKIQLMGTMNLRRRETALHSELEALQWTMESMIQHSPCQRFGTDCKDMIAMIEQP encoded by the coding sequence ATGGAGCCAGAAGATGATAGAGAtccttatccttggataatttggtacatctggaaagctAGAAATGATAAGTTGTTTAGAGGCATAGACAAAGACCCATTGGAACTTGTCAgatatgcagagagtgaatgcCAAGCATGGTACAATGCGAGAGAAACTATACCGGTTCCTCCGCAGGCACATATTGCTGAAGAAACACATGCCTTAAGCTTGAGTAATATTTGCATGGTGAATGGTTCATGGACTTCCACAACTAAGTTTAGTGGATTGGGATGGGTGTGGAAGGATATCATGAGGAAGATTCAACTCATGGGGACAATGAATTTAAGGAGGCGTGAAACAGCGCTACACTCGGAACTGGAAGCACTACAATGGACAATGGAGAGCATGATACAACACTCGCCCTGTCAAAGATTTGGGACAGATTGCAAAGACATGATTGCAATGATAGAACAACCATAA